One window of the Epinephelus moara isolate mb chromosome 22, YSFRI_EMoa_1.0, whole genome shotgun sequence genome contains the following:
- the LOC126384337 gene encoding fibrinogen-like protein 1 isoform X2 — MIRSTPLLGMKDTLPPGATLPVYCDMETEGGGWTVFQRRSDGLVSFNRGWSEYRDGFGELRGEHWLGNQQLHLLSHQGHYSLRIDLQDWSHAHRHALYHSFRIENEENQYRLHVSGFSGTVEDSFGWYHNLRGFSTPDTGNICAEISHAGWWFHQCFYANLNGVYYKGGHYSLKAQNLLGPDGIVWFTWKESDFYSLKAVTMMIRPRNFRPRLSP, encoded by the exons ATGATCAGAAGCACGCCGCTGCTGGGCATGAAAGACACATTGCCACCAG GTGCCACCCTGCCTGTCTACTGTGACATGGAGACCGAAG GTGGGGGCTGGACGGTGTTTCAGCGGCGAAGCGATGGCTTGGTGAGTTTTAACCGCGGTTGGTCAGAGTACCGCGACGGCTTCGGTGAGCTGCGAGGAGAACACTGGCTGGGCAACCAACAGCTCCACCTGCTCTCCCACCAGGGCCACTACAGCCTCCGCATCGACCTGCAAGACTGGAGCCACGCCCACAGACATGCTCTGTACCACAGTTTCAG GATAGAAAACGAGGAGAACCAGTATCGCCTCCATGTGTCTGGTTTCAGTGGAACGGTGGAGGACTCGTTCGGTTGGTACCACAACCTGCGTGGCTTCAGCACGCCAGACACCGGCAACATCTGTGCTGAGATCAGCCACGCCGGCTGGTGGTTCCACCAGTGTTTCTACGCCAACCTCAATGGCGTCTACTACAAG GGGGGGCACTACTCTCTAAAAGCTCAGAACCTACTCGGGCCAGACGGCATCGTCTGGTTCACCTGGAAGGAATCCGACTTCTACTCTCTGAAGGCCGTCACCATGATGATACGACCACGCAACTTCAGGCCACGCTTGTCACCATAG
- the LOC126384337 gene encoding fibrinogen-like protein 1 isoform X1: MIRSTPLLGMKDTLPPDGQHLSFCPSDCASLYHNGVRHSGVYTIILSPGATLPVYCDMETEGGGWTVFQRRSDGLVSFNRGWSEYRDGFGELRGEHWLGNQQLHLLSHQGHYSLRIDLQDWSHAHRHALYHSFRIENEENQYRLHVSGFSGTVEDSFGWYHNLRGFSTPDTGNICAEISHAGWWFHQCFYANLNGVYYKGGHYSLKAQNLLGPDGIVWFTWKESDFYSLKAVTMMIRPRNFRPRLSP; the protein is encoded by the exons ATGATCAGAAGCACGCCGCTGCTGGGCATGAAAGACACATTGCCACCAG ATGGACAGCACCTGTCCTTCTGTCCATCCGACTGTGCATCTCTTTATCACAATGGCGTTCGTCATTCTGGTGTTTACACTATCATCCTGTCGCCAGGTGCCACCCTGCCTGTCTACTGTGACATGGAGACCGAAG GTGGGGGCTGGACGGTGTTTCAGCGGCGAAGCGATGGCTTGGTGAGTTTTAACCGCGGTTGGTCAGAGTACCGCGACGGCTTCGGTGAGCTGCGAGGAGAACACTGGCTGGGCAACCAACAGCTCCACCTGCTCTCCCACCAGGGCCACTACAGCCTCCGCATCGACCTGCAAGACTGGAGCCACGCCCACAGACATGCTCTGTACCACAGTTTCAG GATAGAAAACGAGGAGAACCAGTATCGCCTCCATGTGTCTGGTTTCAGTGGAACGGTGGAGGACTCGTTCGGTTGGTACCACAACCTGCGTGGCTTCAGCACGCCAGACACCGGCAACATCTGTGCTGAGATCAGCCACGCCGGCTGGTGGTTCCACCAGTGTTTCTACGCCAACCTCAATGGCGTCTACTACAAG GGGGGGCACTACTCTCTAAAAGCTCAGAACCTACTCGGGCCAGACGGCATCGTCTGGTTCACCTGGAAGGAATCCGACTTCTACTCTCTGAAGGCCGTCACCATGATGATACGACCACGCAACTTCAGGCCACGCTTGTCACCATAG
- the ndufb9 gene encoding NADH dehydrogenase [ubiquinone] 1 beta subcomplex subunit 9 encodes MATAYLTHQQKVLRLYKKSLRHLESWCIFRDKYRFYACILRARFDENKGEKDMVKATKMLKAGEEEFWANQHPQPYIFPDSPGGTSYERYECYKVPEWVLDHWHPSEKAMYPDYFSKREQWKKLRLQSWDKEVAQLQAETPASGPRTEALPPARKEGDLPPLWWQYVTRPRERPT; translated from the exons ATGGCCACTGCCTACCTTACTCACCAACAGAAAGTGTTGCGGCTTTACAAGAAATCACTGAGACACCTGGAGTCATGGTGCATCTTCAG AGACAAATACCGGTTCTATGCCTGCATACTGCGGGCTCGCTTCGATGAGAACAAGGGAGAGAAGGACATGGTGAAGGCCACCAAAATGCTGaaggcaggagaggaggagttcTGGGCAAACCAGCATCCTCAGCCCTACATCTTCCCCGACTCTCCCGGAGGGACCTCCTATGAGAGATATGAGTGCTACAAG GTCCCAGAGTGGGTGCTGGACCACTGGCATCCCTCAGAGAAGGCCATGTACCCTGACTACTTCTCCAAGAGAGAACAGTGGAAGAAACTGAGGCTGCAGAGCTGGGACAAAGAG GTCGCCCAGCTGCAGGCTGAGACTCCAGCCAGCGGCCCAAGGACCGAAGCCCTCCCTCCTGCCCGCAAGGAGGGAGACCTTCCCCCTCTGTGGTGGCAGTACGTCACCCGTCCCAGGGAGCGCCCCACATAA